In Rhizobium jaguaris, a single window of DNA contains:
- a CDS encoding ABC transporter substrate-binding protein — translation MLRRTYLKLMSTLVVGALVPFSAAFADMPATVDGPVTISFYNYNLASASAGADATKELLAAFKQKFPNITVETIAVPSNEIMSRVQADIVAGQQPDVAQLVFRDLIYIASDLGANALEDMVSPQELKDHLSGMIPQGLELGKVDGKTYGLAYTFSTPILYYNADLFRQAGLDPDSPPKTWDDVKKAGDAIKQKTGKNGFFPGAYGPADGTFVYQAIVMSNGGKVRQGNTLTFADGDAADAVKMLRDMVDSGAHARIDVASPADTMASGNLGMFLYTSALYASLKKSAAGKFDLRVAAMPSFGDKPTAPTNSGSALFVFSKDPVKQRASYELLKFLTSKEAYTIITSKIGYLPLRLDIVDDPKYLGEWVKQNPMIRPNLEQLNRLTPNIAFPGPNYRQAENMMMDSVRQAVFGSGDPIATLKTAEQAAQDLMP, via the coding sequence ATGTTGCGCAGAACCTATCTGAAGCTGATGTCGACGCTTGTGGTCGGCGCTCTGGTGCCGTTTTCGGCGGCCTTTGCGGATATGCCGGCAACCGTTGACGGGCCGGTGACGATCAGCTTCTATAATTACAATCTCGCCTCCGCGAGCGCCGGAGCCGATGCGACCAAGGAACTGCTCGCCGCCTTTAAGCAGAAATTCCCCAACATTACGGTGGAGACGATTGCCGTTCCCTCGAACGAGATCATGAGCCGCGTCCAGGCCGATATCGTTGCCGGCCAGCAGCCGGATGTCGCCCAGCTCGTCTTCCGTGACCTGATCTATATAGCGAGCGATCTCGGCGCCAACGCCCTTGAGGACATGGTGAGCCCGCAGGAATTGAAAGACCACCTCTCCGGCATGATCCCGCAGGGCCTCGAACTCGGCAAGGTCGATGGCAAGACCTACGGGCTTGCCTATACGTTTTCAACGCCGATCCTTTATTACAATGCCGATCTCTTCCGGCAGGCCGGCCTTGATCCCGACTCCCCGCCGAAAACCTGGGACGACGTCAAGAAGGCCGGCGACGCGATCAAGCAGAAGACTGGCAAGAACGGCTTCTTCCCCGGCGCCTACGGTCCCGCCGACGGCACCTTCGTCTATCAGGCGATCGTGATGTCGAACGGCGGCAAGGTGCGCCAAGGCAATACATTGACCTTTGCTGACGGCGATGCCGCCGACGCCGTCAAGATGCTGCGCGACATGGTCGATAGCGGAGCGCATGCGCGCATCGATGTGGCGAGCCCCGCCGATACCATGGCAAGCGGCAATCTCGGCATGTTCCTCTATACCAGCGCCCTCTACGCCAGCCTGAAGAAATCGGCCGCCGGCAAGTTCGACCTGCGCGTTGCCGCCATGCCGTCCTTCGGAGACAAGCCGACGGCGCCAACGAACTCGGGCAGCGCCCTCTTCGTCTTCAGCAAGGATCCGGTCAAGCAGCGTGCCTCCTATGAGCTTCTGAAGTTCCTGACCAGCAAGGAAGCCTATACGATCATCACCAGCAAGATCGGCTATCTGCCGCTGCGCCTCGATATCGTCGACGATCCGAAATATCTCGGCGAATGGGTCAAGCAGAATCCGATGATCCGGCCCAATCTCGAGCAGTTGAACCGCCTCACCCCGAATATCGCCTTCCCAGGCCCCAACTATCGGCAGGCGGAAAACATGATGATGGACTCGGTTCGCCAGGCCGTCTTCGGCAGCGGCGATCCGATCGCGACGCTGAAGACGGCGGAACAGGCCGCGCAAGACCTCATGCCTTAA
- a CDS encoding carbohydrate ABC transporter permease, with amino-acid sequence MTDIQADLTQPMSIAIRPAPSRQRGAGIAPWLYLAPALILLFMWTYVPLVEAFKLSFYQWNMLPTAPQRFVGLDNYRRIFALSEMRTALWNTLFYIIGLFPMSVIIPLFVAILTQDLQGRLRMLYRTLIFVPMIVPPVVAAILWRWLLSDDHGLVNNLLALAGLGTVGFLTDPHCALATLTWITGWKLIGFSTLLFSAANAGIDRSYVEAARIDGASRWQIVRDIRLPLLSPTIMLLSMMTILFGAQWSFAYISVLTNGGPLKSTTNIFYVLWEYGFETLSAGWSAAAGMITFASFAVIAFCCLRLMKRYAVYDN; translated from the coding sequence ATGACCGATATCCAGGCCGACCTGACGCAACCCATGAGCATCGCGATACGCCCGGCGCCCAGCCGACAGCGCGGCGCCGGCATAGCACCGTGGCTTTATCTCGCACCGGCGCTGATCCTGCTCTTCATGTGGACCTACGTTCCGCTGGTGGAAGCCTTCAAACTCTCCTTCTACCAGTGGAACATGCTGCCGACCGCGCCACAGCGCTTCGTAGGCTTGGACAATTACCGGCGGATCTTCGCGCTGTCCGAGATGCGCACGGCGCTTTGGAACACGCTCTTCTACATCATCGGTCTCTTTCCGATGTCGGTGATTATTCCGCTTTTCGTCGCCATTCTGACGCAGGATCTGCAGGGCCGGCTGCGCATGCTCTATCGCACCCTGATCTTCGTGCCGATGATCGTGCCTCCGGTCGTCGCAGCAATCCTGTGGCGCTGGCTTTTGAGCGACGATCATGGGCTGGTCAACAATCTCCTCGCGCTCGCAGGCTTAGGCACCGTCGGCTTCCTGACCGATCCGCACTGCGCCCTGGCGACCCTCACCTGGATCACGGGCTGGAAGCTCATCGGTTTTTCGACGCTGCTCTTTTCTGCGGCCAATGCCGGCATCGATCGGTCTTATGTCGAGGCGGCGCGCATCGATGGCGCCAGCCGCTGGCAGATCGTCCGCGACATCCGACTGCCGTTACTGTCGCCGACGATCATGCTCCTGTCGATGATGACGATCCTGTTCGGCGCACAGTGGAGCTTCGCCTATATCAGCGTGCTGACCAATGGCGGCCCGCTGAAATCGACGACGAACATCTTCTACGTGCTTTGGGAATACGGCTTCGAAACGCTCTCCGCCGGCTGGAGCGCGGCCGCCGGCATGATCACCTTTGCGAGCTTTGCGGTCATCGCCTTCTGCTGCCTGCGCCTTATGAAGAGATATGCCGTCTATGACAATTGA
- a CDS encoding carbohydrate ABC transporter permease produces MTIDLLSQSQATGGRRLTLRTICLHALMILLSFVAVFPIYWMIVSSLKAENDIFSTTLWPAYPSLENYAYVFAKMPILRIIANTTIVSVTTAALQVLTGLLAAYALVRWRMRLAGFVNGLIALSWLVPFQVTMIPNYVFASRLGLLDSLGGLIIPNAVAAFAVLLLYHSMRSFPTEVLEAGRMDGAGHWRILWEIVAPNMRAPIASLAILAFISAWNEYFWPLLLSRKIENSVVQIGLQMFMTQEGNLWGPLMAAATLASLPILLIYLVLQRQVIESFMKSGIR; encoded by the coding sequence ATGACAATTGACCTCCTGTCACAAAGTCAGGCAACCGGCGGTCGCCGCCTCACACTTCGAACTATCTGCCTCCATGCGCTGATGATCCTCCTGTCTTTCGTCGCGGTTTTCCCGATCTATTGGATGATCGTCAGCTCGCTGAAGGCGGAAAATGACATCTTCTCCACCACGCTCTGGCCGGCATATCCGTCGCTTGAGAACTATGCCTATGTGTTTGCCAAGATGCCGATCCTGCGCATCATTGCCAACACGACCATCGTCTCGGTAACGACGGCTGCGCTGCAAGTTCTCACCGGCCTCCTCGCAGCCTATGCACTGGTCCGCTGGCGCATGCGCCTTGCCGGGTTCGTCAATGGGCTGATCGCGCTTTCGTGGCTGGTGCCGTTTCAGGTCACGATGATCCCGAACTATGTTTTCGCCTCCAGGCTCGGTCTGCTGGACAGCCTCGGCGGGCTGATCATCCCGAATGCGGTCGCCGCCTTCGCCGTTCTTCTGCTTTACCATTCCATGCGGTCGTTTCCGACCGAGGTGCTGGAGGCGGGGCGCATGGATGGGGCGGGACACTGGCGCATCCTGTGGGAGATCGTCGCGCCCAACATGCGTGCGCCGATCGCCTCGCTCGCCATCCTCGCCTTCATCTCCGCCTGGAACGAATATTTCTGGCCGCTGCTGCTGTCGCGCAAGATTGAAAATTCGGTGGTGCAGATCGGCCTGCAGATGTTCATGACGCAAGAAGGCAATCTCTGGGGGCCATTAATGGCGGCGGCAACGCTCGCCAGTCTGCCGATCCTCCTCATCTATCTCGTCCTGCAGAGGCAGGTGATCGAATCCTTCATGAAGTCGGGAATCCGCTGA